The DNA region GCGTGGATAAAATTGCCTCCCACCTTAAAGCTAAACCCAAGAAGCCAGAGAACAAACAAAGCGATAATTATTGTCCAAAGCATATTATTTATGTGCGGTTATATATTTTCTTAAGCTTAAGAAGACCCCGATGTGCTTGGACGGCAACAGCATTTCTCGACTGCCCTGTAATAAGAGATATTTCTTTAAGTGAGAGATCCTGCGCATATCTCATTCGCATTACTTTCTCGTATTTTTCCGGTAGATATTGGATCAAAAGAATTGCCGCCTTGCTATCAAAAGTAGTGGCCACACGTTCTGAATCATCAAAACCCGGTTCAAATCCTTTTTCAAGAAGAACGTCAAGAGAAGATGTTTTACGCTTACGGTATTCATCAATAATCAGATGATTAAGGATGTGATAAAGAAACGGCTTCATTAAATCAATCTTTCCTCCCTTAACTAAATATATCCAAGTCTTCATGAAGGTATCTTGAACCAAATCTTGACTAGTTTTTTGATTATTTACTTTGAAAAAAGCGTATGAGTTCATTCTTTTCTCATAGTCATTGTGCGCTGAGGTCAGTATTCCCTCTCGCTCGATTCTTTGCTTCGGGGTCATCATATAAATTAAGCCGAGTGCAGAAGAGTTACATTACAAGACTATTACAGAGGTTCGGTGGTTTTTGGAAGTATCTATATTTTAAGGGCCCATATGGCCTTATTTTGGAGAGACCTGCCTTATTACAGAAACATTACAAAAGCGCCAGAGACAATAAGGGAGTACTTAGATTTTAAGTATAGCACTTCAGACATCTTATAGCGAGTCTTTGTAAGAATACAGATTTTCTAGCGGCATTTGCTGTATGGAAAATAATGAAATTGAAAATAAAAATATGGAAGAGAGCAAAAGACTCGCAGAGCAGGCGCGTATCACGATCGGCCCTGATTTTATAAATCATTTCTGGGAAAAAAGCTGGACATACATCAAGACGGTGGTTGATGTTGTGCGTGAGCCGGTTTTAATCCTAGATAAAAATTTCCACGTAATGGCAGCTAATGAATCTTTCTACCGAGTGTTTCAGGTTGAAGCAAAAGATACTGAACAAAAAAACGTTTATGAATTGGGAAACGGCCAGTGGAATATTCCCTCTTTACGAAAACTACTCGAGGACATTTTGCCTAAAAACACATTTTTTAAAGGATTTGAGGTCACTCACGAATTTCCTTCGATCGGACAAAAAACGATGATTCTAAACGCCCGACAAATTCATGTTGAAGAAGATACCGATTTTCCTCCAATCATACTTCTTGCCATAGAAGATGTTACAGAAATGATGGGTGTTGCCGAAATGCTCGCACGCCACACAAAACGTTTTGAAATACAAACAGGAGAACGTATAGAGAAGTTGGAAGTTTATATCAAAAAATTAGAGAGAAAAGTCAACGAACTTAAAAGTAATCCTAAAAATTCATAAAAATCTTCTGTAATCACGTCTGTAATGATGTCCAGTGCGAAGCGGCATTATCTGTAGGGATTATACATAAAAGGTCGATTGTGTAGGACACCTCAATAATCTCTAAAATTTAATCTAAAAAAACTATATGAACAAAAAAATAACTCTACAAAAAAACTCATCGCGCGTAAATATTCTCTTCAGCGTAATGTTGATGGCAACACTTATTTTCTCAATCTTCGGAATTAAAAGTGTGTATGCTGCCATTACTAGCCAATTAGATATTGGCGATAGCGGCTCACAAGTTACCGAACTTCAAACATATCTATCAACAAATGTGAGCATCTACCCTGAAGGTTTAGTTACTGGATATTTCGGCCAGCTTACCAAGGCGGCAGTAGAAAGATTCCAAACAGCGCAAGGGATTGTCTCTCAAGGAACGCCGGCAACAACCGGTTATGGTCGTGTCGGGCCACAGACAATAGCAAGGATCAATAGTCTTATGGGTTCTGGAGGTTCTGCTGGGGGAAATCAAGCATCTTGGGACACTTCGCCAAGATTGAGCAACCCTACAGTTCAGCACACAAATACAAGTGCAACCTTCGCGTGGACAACCAACGAGCCAACTCAAGGTCAGGTCTATTGGAGCAATATGCCTCTTCAACTCAATGAGGCAACAGGGCACCGCCAACAGCCATACGTAAGTGGAGCACTTGCAGCTAATGCTAGCGGCATGCAAACCAACCATGCGGTTACGGTTTCAAACCTGCAAGCAGATACTACATATTACTACCTCGTCCGAGGTGTTGATAATGTAGGGAACATGAGTATGGTATGGCCAAGTCACTTTCGCACCAATCAATAACTGATTCGGAAAGTGAAATAAAAAATCACCGCCTGAGGATCGGTGATTTTTTATACAAAATTATTTCTTAACACTTAATCAATCTTCAGATTTCCAAAACCGTTGAGTTCTGTATTGGTGCCCAGAGCGGGATTTGAACCCGCACGCTCTTGCGAGCATAGGCCCTCAACCTATTGTGTATACCAATTCCACCATCTGGGCATACAAATTAGTATGAGCCAAAAAGTGTCTTGGCTCAAGGAGAAAACCGACTACTTGGTTTCTTCTTTAGTTTCAGAGACTTCAGCACTTTTAATCGCTTCCGCTTTTTGCTCTGCTGACTCTGTTATTTCTTCCTCAACTTGTTCTATTTCATTTAATTGTGACTCGTCTGAAATGCTTACTTCTGGAAGATTTCTAATATTTCTCATCTGACGTCTGATTTCTTTAGAGGCCTTGTCTCTGATGTGGTAAAGCTTGGCTCGACGGACTTTTGACCTTCTCACAATTTCAATTTTATCAATCATCGGCGAATAAATTGGAAAGATTCTTTCAACTCCAACACCGCTTGTCACTTTACGAACGGTAAAAGTCCCGCCGGATTCCTTGCCGTGCTTAACCGCTAAAACCAGCCCCTCAAAAACTTGGGTTCGGAACTTGTCTTTTTCCTTGATTTTCTGAAAGACCTTAACCGTGTCGCCGGATCTTATATCAATTTTTTTTCTCTCCTCAATTTTGACCGGAGAAATTATCAAATTTTTAGCTTGCATAGTGAAAACAAATCTATCACAAAGCCGGTAAATTGACAATAAAAAGGTTGATTCTGCCCATTTTATTTCATTGTAGAGTTTTTGCTCTGATTTAGGGCCTCCAATGCATTCACAAAATCTTCCGGCAGGGGCGCTTCCATTTCAATTGTTTTAGCGTTTGGCAATTGGAAACGAATTTGAAAAGCGTGAAGAGCCAGACGCTGGAAGCCGAGTAAGCACGGTTTTTTAGAAGCATAAATTTTGTCACAAACAACCGGATGATTTATGGCTTTGAAATGAACACGGATTTGATGTGTCCGACCGGTTTTCGGCCGAGCTTCTAAAAAAGAAATTTTTTCGCTGGACTCTGGATCGAGTCCAACATCTAAAAACCGCCATTCTGTTATGGCCGCCCGCAAGTTTCCACTCTTTCCGGAAAGTGCCGTCCAGCGCCTTGGGATTTTTTTGGTTCGACCGATCTCCAACTCAATCACTCCGCTTTTTTCTTTGGGATGGCCGTAGACAAAAGCACGATAAACTTTCTCAACTTTTCTGTCTTGGAATTGTTTTTTCAGAAAATCATGGACATCCTGATTTTTGGCTATTATTAAAACTCCGCTTGTCTCTCTGTCTAGTCGATGAACAATCCCAGGTCTTGGAATCGTCTCCCCTTGCGGGGAAAGCCATGGTTCTCCGACATCTTTAAGCGCCGGAAATTTTTCAATTACCCAATCGGCAACCGATGGCTCAATATTTCGCCCGTCGGAATGAACAATTAAGCCGGCCGGTTTGTTGATGACCAAGACACTCTCGTCTTCGTACAAAACTTTTATCTTTTCCAAGATTAAATTGTCGTTGGTCATTAATTAAAAGTTAATATGTATAGTGGTTAGTTAAGGGTCACATCGGTTTTTACTAAAATTTTATTTTAAATCCTTGAAGTTTTACCGCCGGTTCTCGCCAAGAAATTTCAACATTTGAAATTTTTGAACCAAAAGGCCCCTTCCATAAATGTTCAATAAATTTTTGAAGTTTTTCTTCACTACCTTGGGCCACAACTCGGACCTTGAAATCTGGAATATTTTCTACCTCTCCAGAAAGCCAGAGTCCGTCGGCTTTTCTTTTCACAAAATCACGATAACTGACCCCTTGGACCTTACCAGAAACAATTGCCTTTATTTCCTGCATACATATAAATTACAACGATTTTCTCTTGAATGAAAGTGTTTTTATATAACTTTACTGTTCCAGTGCAAGTTCGGAAATCTTTTCAATCCAACCCTTTATTGTCAAGAAGACTTTCATATCATTAACGTCTATATCTAGAGTTCCATATGGTAAAGTTTTTCTTTTTCGCAAACTTATCTTACTTTGTTTTAAATATGTTTTATAAAACTGACTACGAGGTATTCCTGAAATTTTAGACCAGTATCTTTCTGTTTCTTCTATGTCAGCACTCTCAAATGTATGAATGTGACCACGAAATTTATCTTCAGGGACACTACAGACTTCCCTGAAAAATCTCATCATTACTTTTATCACTAAAGGGTCGCTATTTGAGATACGGGCTGTCCAATGACCAGTTTTACTACCTTCACCCCAATAAATCATCGCGCCGACTATTTTTAAATCTCTATGTGATAAGTTAGAAAAATCTTTTTTTGCCGAATCTATTATTACTTTTCGTTTCGCGCTTATATTAGCTAGTCGGCTTAGTCTTCTCTTCTCTATAGACTCAACGCTTCTACCTCTTAAAGATATTCTTTTCTTTTGTGCTTTAGTGAGAACAATATCTCTAGTCCAAAAACTGACACTGGCTTTTGGAAAACCAGTCTTTTCTATGATCTGATTCATTGACATACCCTGTTTCCTTAATTCTCTGGCTTTTTCTTTTTCGACTATTTTCATTGAGTAGAGTATAGCATATGTAATATGATTAACATCAGTCTAATTATCCACGCATTGAAGAAAAAGGCGTTTTTAGGTATAAATATAGAGCGCGGTTAGCTCAGTTGGTAGAGCAATTGTTTTACACACAATAGGCCGTGGGTTCGAGTCCCTCACCGCGCATTGCGTATTGATTCAAAATAGAAATTAAAATTAATTTAAACGCTCCCATAGTTTAATGGATAGAATGCAAGATTGCGGATCTTGCGATCCAGGTTCGATTCCTGGTGGGAGCAACAGAAAGAAAAGTCTAAAATCCAACAAACTCAAGAATTTTCTGAAAAAATGGTTCATTTAATTCTTCTTCTTCCAAATACTGAAGCAAAAAATCTCTGACTTCTTCAATACTAATTTCTTCCGTAATCGGCAAATGAATATACGGCATCCAAAACTTGTTTGATTTGAAAAGTATTTTTGGATGAAGCGAGTCTCCTTCTATCCAAAAAGATTCAAGCGACCCGAAGGGGTAAAAATATTTGTCTAAAACAATTCCTCGATTGTTTACCTCAACATCAACAAGTCTTGGCCCACGTAAAGAGAAAATCACAAGCGCCAAAACCGCGACAATTATCAAAATAGCGAAAATATAGTTTCCCAAAATAATAGAGGCCAGAACAATTCCAAAAGCGATAATGCCAATCGCCCAATACCATTCAACGCCTTTGTGCCAGTGGGCAAATTCTGGACCCTGCCAATTTATTCTGCTTTCCATACTTTTTATAATATATCACAAAGAAAACCCGACATTAGAAAGTTTTAAAGAGGTAAAATCTGAATCACTGAATTCAAAAAACCGATAATATCCAAATTTGTAGAGGTCCAAGCAAAAATGAAAATCAGTGTGCAAAGAGCTGCTGACGCCAAACATAAAGAACACAACCTCCCTAGAACAACTAGCTGAATAAAAGTCAGATAGATTGAAAATAAAAAAGCCAGAATAGTAACGGACAAAATCGCGAAGGAAAAAAATTCGTGGTGTAGTTTAGGAAAGAAAAGAAAAACCGCATAACTTATGGAAACCAGCAAATAATATAAAATTCCCAAGTTCTCAACCGGAATTCCAAAAAACTTGGAATACTTACTCGTCACAACCGTCTGGCAGTCAAAACCAATCGGACAGACAAGATCTTCTTTAGAGACTCTTTTTCTCCTTATATGATCAGAAAGCCAGACCCCGACGAGTCCGAAGAGGCCTATTAGAGTAATCACAGAGAAATTGACCATATTATGCAAACATCTTATCACAAAATTGCCCGACTTTCTTGTTGAAAAGTTTTTGTAGAGTAAAAATTCCGTGATAACATTGTCCTTATGAAAATCAAAATTTCTAGTTTGTACTATCTTTATTTCGGTTTGATTCTGCTCGGTATGAGCGGTTTTATTTTTACCGTCTTCTTGCCAAAACCGGTTGGTTTTTATGCATTTATTGCCACGGCTGCTTTGGGCGGTTTTGGAGTTGCCACCAACATATTTATTACCAAAAAGAGCAAAAGACAATTAATCTGCCCGACCGGCTCTGACTGTAACGTTGTCGTCAACAGCCGATTTTCAAAATTCTTCGGAATCCCTCTTGAGAGAATGGGGATGACTTATTTTGCTTCTATTGTTATTTCTTATCTGTTCCTTATCTTCATACCAGAAATTTTCAGTCCTAATGCTTTAACAATTCTCGTAGCGCTAACTCTTTCGGCCGGCCTATTTTCTTCTTATCTTCTGTTTGTGCAAGCATTCTTACTCCGCGCTTGGTGTATTTGGTGTATTTTAGCTTCTTTTCTGTCCATAACGGTTTTTGTTTCTTCTTTTGCTAGCTTGCCTGTGGCTGTTGCTTTCTTGGCAGAATTCCAATACATCATCGCGGCAATAAGATTTTTTGGCTTTGCTTTTGCTGTTGGTGGTTCAACCGCCGCTGTATTTATTTTCTTTCGAATGTTAAAAGATTTGGACATAGACGACAAAGAGCTTCATCTTTTAAACGGAATTCTGGAGCTTGTTTGGGTCGGTTTTGGTTTAATACTTATTGGCCAACTGGCTTTTTATGTGATGTACGCGGAAATGCTTGCTTCTTCCGGACTTTTCATAATGCAAACCGCTGCTCTATTCGTCGCCGCTTTCGGCAATGCCGTTTCAATGATTATATACGGACCATTTTTGGTTTTTGTTCCATTTAGAAAAGAAGGTGGGCCAGATTCACCAATGTTTGCATCTCTTAGATTGCCGACCGTGATTGTTTGGGCTATCACCTTGTCGTCTTGGTATTTTGCTTTGGCGGTTGATTTTATTCCCAAACAATTTAATCTCGCAACCGCAGTTTTAAGCTATGTGGTAGTTTTAGTTGTCGCCGCCGCTTGTGGAATAATCTGGGAAAAGCGCTTTATAGAAAGGACAAAAACACAAGAAAATTCTATCTAGATTTCAACTTAATCTCTAAAAGCTGGAGCACCTTTTAGACGGAAATGAGACTATATGCTGCAAGTCTGTTCAGACGTTAATTTTTCCGCCACAATGCGGACCGCTCAGGTTCAGTACCAAGGTGGTGAGGTACCCTAAGGGTATTTTAGAGGATTTTCGATGACTCTATACTAGGCACTCGGGTCGCTAGTCAAAATTTGGACTGCTGTAGCCCAAGCCTCGTCCGGAGTCTCAAAGACTGGATATCCGAGCTTCTCTGCTTCATCCTTGTAATGAGGCCGCTCCCCGTTGAAGAATGCGTCAGCTTCGAGCTTTTGCAGTTCTTCCGTCGCACCCCAACGTGGCTCTTTCTTGTTTCTTTCAAAAGTTTCTTCAAAAGATCGTCCAATTATCGCGATTCCAGGAATATGTAAATCTCTATGTGCTAAGTGCGGAAGAATATTCACTCCTTCGAAAATCACAGGTCTATCCTCGTCAGCGTATTTGGCAAGCCTCACAAGAACCCCTGGCCAGAAACCTTCCGACTGCTTTACAAGGTTTGCCCACTGTTCCTCGTGAGTAGTGGTCGTGTAATAAGTATGTTCGTCTTGATCTAAATAAAAATTTACCCATTTCTTATATCTTTCATCTTTGGTCAACTCTTCTCTAAAGTCATC from Candidatus Paceibacterota bacterium includes:
- a CDS encoding PAS domain-containing protein is translated as MENNEIENKNMEESKRLAEQARITIGPDFINHFWEKSWTYIKTVVDVVREPVLILDKNFHVMAANESFYRVFQVEAKDTEQKNVYELGNGQWNIPSLRKLLEDILPKNTFFKGFEVTHEFPSIGQKTMILNARQIHVEEDTDFPPIILLAIEDVTEMMGVAEMLARHTKRFEIQTGERIEKLEVYIKKLERKVNELKSNPKNS
- a CDS encoding RluA family pseudouridine synthase codes for the protein MTNDNLILEKIKVLYEDESVLVINKPAGLIVHSDGRNIEPSVADWVIEKFPALKDVGEPWLSPQGETIPRPGIVHRLDRETSGVLIIAKNQDVHDFLKKQFQDRKVEKVYRAFVYGHPKEKSGVIELEIGRTKKIPRRWTALSGKSGNLRAAITEWRFLDVGLDPESSEKISFLEARPKTGRTHQIRVHFKAINHPVVCDKIYASKKPCLLGFQRLALHAFQIRFQLPNAKTIEMEAPLPEDFVNALEALNQSKNSTMK
- a CDS encoding acylphosphatase, giving the protein MQEIKAIVSGKVQGVSYRDFVKRKADGLWLSGEVENIPDFKVRVVAQGSEEKLQKFIEHLWKGPFGSKISNVEISWREPAVKLQGFKIKF
- a CDS encoding lmo0937 family membrane protein, whose protein sequence is MLWTIIIALFVLWLLGFSFKVGGNFIHALLVVALVVLIVHLIS
- the rplS gene encoding 50S ribosomal protein L19 — translated: MQAKNLIISPVKIEERKKIDIRSGDTVKVFQKIKEKDKFRTQVFEGLVLAVKHGKESGGTFTVRKVTSGVGVERIFPIYSPMIDKIEIVRRSKVRRAKLYHIRDKASKEIRRQMRNIRNLPEVSISDESQLNEIEQVEEEITESAEQKAEAIKSAEVSETKEETK
- a CDS encoding peptidoglycan-binding protein — protein: MNKKITLQKNSSRVNILFSVMLMATLIFSIFGIKSVYAAITSQLDIGDSGSQVTELQTYLSTNVSIYPEGLVTGYFGQLTKAAVERFQTAQGIVSQGTPATTGYGRVGPQTIARINSLMGSGGSAGGNQASWDTSPRLSNPTVQHTNTSATFAWTTNEPTQGQVYWSNMPLQLNEATGHRQQPYVSGALAANASGMQTNHAVTVSNLQADTTYYYLVRGVDNVGNMSMVWPSHFRTNQ
- a CDS encoding vitamin K epoxide reductase family protein, which codes for MVNFSVITLIGLFGLVGVWLSDHIRRKRVSKEDLVCPIGFDCQTVVTSKYSKFFGIPVENLGILYYLLVSISYAVFLFFPKLHHEFFSFAILSVTILAFLFSIYLTFIQLVVLGRLCSLCLASAALCTLIFIFAWTSTNLDIIGFLNSVIQILPL
- a CDS encoding RNA polymerase sigma factor is translated as MNSYAFFKVNNQKTSQDLVQDTFMKTWIYLVKGGKIDLMKPFLYHILNHLIIDEYRKRKTSSLDVLLEKGFEPGFDDSERVATTFDSKAAILLIQYLPEKYEKVMRMRYAQDLSLKEISLITGQSRNAVAVQAHRGLLKLKKIYNRT
- a CDS encoding vitamin K epoxide reductase family protein, with translation MKIKISSLYYLYFGLILLGMSGFIFTVFLPKPVGFYAFIATAALGGFGVATNIFITKKSKRQLICPTGSDCNVVVNSRFSKFFGIPLERMGMTYFASIVISYLFLIFIPEIFSPNALTILVALTLSAGLFSSYLLFVQAFLLRAWCIWCILASFLSITVFVSSFASLPVAVAFLAEFQYIIAAIRFFGFAFAVGGSTAAVFIFFRMLKDLDIDDKELHLLNGILELVWVGFGLILIGQLAFYVMYAEMLASSGLFIMQTAALFVAAFGNAVSMIIYGPFLVFVPFRKEGGPDSPMFASLRLPTVIVWAITLSSWYFALAVDFIPKQFNLATAVLSYVVVLVVAAACGIIWEKRFIERTKTQENSI